The Lagopus muta isolate bLagMut1 chromosome 6, bLagMut1 primary, whole genome shotgun sequence sequence TGACATTTGGAGGCCTGTCGAGAACCCTTCTCTTTCAGAGCTGCAAGCACCAGGCACAGACTAAATCAAAGCCAAATGGGCCGAGCTAAGCCCGTAGAATAAATTAGTGTATAAATAAACGTGCTGAAGTGGTCTCCTACTCTCTTCCAGAAAAAGCCTGAGTACGTCACTCATCTCCAATGTAACACCGCCGTTCCATGCAGTGTTAGCCCCGCACGTAGACAAGCCCGGCGCCAAACAGACACGCAAACCACACGCTACACATTTCCCACGGGCAGAGATGGATTTATGCATCGTTCTGTCTCCAGGGGCACTCGTGGCGCATGAACAGATACGCGCTCCGTAGGCGGCACTTCTTGTGTGTTAACGGGGAGTAGGAGTGGTTGAGCGAGGAAGCACGACAAACATTAGCTATTTCAGTCAAGACTGCTTTATTTATCCCACACCGGCTCGGCCCGCCCGCGGCACGCTTCCGCTCACAGGACGTGGCAGGCGGCGCTAAAGCAACGGCGGGGCCGCGCATCGCTCCTCCTTCCGGCTGGGGTGCGTCACTTCCGGCGAGGCCGCGGCGAAGATAAGATGGCGGCGCTGGGTGAACCGGTGCGTCTGGAACGAGGCGAGTACGAATTCTGCCGTGGCCTTCGCGTTTCCCTTTTCTCCGCGGATTTTAGCTGCTCTCTGATTTCGGCTGCTTCTGCCGCTGCCCCGGTCCCAGGGCCGGACTCCAGCCCGTGGGCCCGAGCCGGCGGCGGGCAGAGGGAGCTCTTCCTCCTTGCGGGGTGGGCAGCGCCGTGCAGCAGATGCTTGGTGAACtttgcctctgttttttttttttttttcttttcgcCCCGTGCGTTAGCTAGGTCTGCTTCtttgtgggttttattttattttattttactttatttttcaatcGCGCAGCTGGAGACATTTTTCTCGGGTTCCAGTCGGTTTCCATGGACGCGCTCGCCCCTGGTGCCAGCTCCTTGTTCCTGTCAGGACTGTTAAATTCGTGGCTTTGAGTTGAGTGTGTTAGACGGTGTCTTAGCAGTCGGTCCCGGTTCTGTTTTATAATCAACGAAGGACTTGTGCAGGAGCCTCTCTGTACTTGTTTGAGTTCTAACTGGCTCCATTGTGCTCTCACAGCCTCGTTTGTGTCGTTAGCGGGGTGTGGCACGTAACTACAGCCACTAGAGAGACGGATAAGGCACAAAGCCTAGTTGTGTACTTTTTCTATAGTGTCTTTTATCTGTGCTGTCTTTTGTCGAGCACTTTTAGGAAACGGTGGTAAACCGCCTAGAGTGTGTTTGAGAAGGATGGCGATTATGCGGAGTGCAGGTAATTGCATGAGCTGAGTGTTTTCTCATTGCCGTCCCCTCTGGGTCCGCTTCTCAGAGTGCCTTGTAGATTTGTAATCATATCTACATCAAGTGCTGCCTATCACAGAACTCAGCTGTTTGTGCCCAgccctccttcctgctctgcaagCAAATCACTTGTGATGTGTGAGAGAAGGGCTGTAAGCAGGGACTTATGTAAGAACTTTGCTTCCCACTCGGCAGCTCATCAACCCACCCAGCTCCAGAGCTTTTTAATTAGGGCAGCTGCTTTGGCAGTTGATTAGTTGCTTTTGCTTGGGCTGTAGAGTTAAACCTCAGGCTGCATCTTCCTCCACCTCATTACCCTTCCATTATGCTCttgctgtgaaaacaaacaaatgtgtGGAGTTACTTTGGGATCAGTGGAACAAAAGAGCTGTTAgtcttaatgctttttttttttttttttttttcatttttaagtaaaagCACAGTGTAGTGGGCCTACAAAAGGAAGAGCTTTATTTACAGATTTAAACAACTGCTGGGTAATTGCATGGGGTTGACTGTAAGTAACCTTACATTGAATCATTTTCAGCTCAAAAATGAATGCCACTAATGTTGTTGGTATATAGCATATAAAAAGAGAGATTAGTGTAGAAAATGTGCTGATTTAAAATGGTTACCATATGCTTACCGTCAGGGCAATTGAAAAATTCACCCAGTCTGTTCCTTCTTCCAAGCTTCATCACACAAAACTACTACCCAAATTTGCTGGAGTACAGGGATATAGCAGTGTTGAACATTTACAAATTACTGTTTGGTGGTGATGTGTAGGAAGTCTATGGGTACCTGAGGCTATTTGAATGCAGGCAGCAGAAGTGGTTCCACAGGAGTGTTTGTGAGGACGCTGTTCTCTCTTGTGTTTTGTTCACACACCAAACCAAGGAGTGGTGGCGTCTCACTGttgctgtattatttttttttttccaccacgttggacctgctccagcacctccatgtcctttctgtactgaggtgcccaaaactgaacacagcactcgaggtgaggcctcaccagtgctgagtacaggagcaggatgacttccctggtcctgctcaccaccccattcctgatacaagcaagggtgccattggccttcttggccacctgggcacactgctggctcatattagCTGaccatcagtacaccaaggtccctttccctCAGGCAGCTTTGCAGCCACTTCTCCCCAAGCCTGTGGGTTGCCTGGGGTAGTTCTATCCACTCGGGTCTATATAGGCAGAGGGGATTCACCAGGGTGTTCAAATGCAGGCCTACATGACTGCGAGGCTATCTGAGGAATgtgcatttaaatgcatttttctttcaagactTCAAATTATTATCCtgcaatcacacacacacacacaaaaaaaaaaaaaaaacacccagaatTAAAAACTTGAAGAGCTGATATAAAAACACTgtaaagattaaaagaaaaattttcagTTATGTGGTGGTTAATGATGAgggtttttttctatttatctttAATTGCTTACTTCTGGATTTATCTATATGTTTTTCCTTGAACGTCATAGGAACAGAACTCGTGTCTGGTTTTGGTATGTTGGCTAAACTGTAATGGTAATTCTGTGAGGAGGACAGCTTTCAGCTGATGACGTTCTGAGTACAGCTCATGAGGAGGCAGGCAGTGTCAACAGGATAATCAGCCATCTTCTTTTTCACAAACAGCTGTAGGAACTGCTTTGGGTTTTCACATCGATAGTTCAGTCCTTTGGTCTGTCAGCAGTtctaaaaataagtaaatgcaTATTCTGTGTTAGTTTCACCTAGCAGGAATCCTGTTCACGTCCAACCTGTGTGTATTCTCAGTACCTTCTTGACGAGCTGATTCTGTGCTCTTGGTCTGCGCTTTCTAAAAGACAGCTGATTCCCAAGCTAGCCAATTTTACCTTAGGCTATAAAAGGCTGCACAGTCAAAGAATTCAGTTCTTAGGAGACCCAGGTAGGACGTATGTGCAGTTTATTGAGAAAACATTGAGGTTATAAAGAAATCGGTGAGTGGAGTTCTTGAGTGCTGGTTACTGCAGCTTCTCTTTTGATTAGTAAACTTTGGTCGCTTGAATTTCTTACAGTCTTCTAATCAAACTGTTAGATGACTTCATACACATTACAGCTTACCATGATTCGTAGAGCACGGGTTGTGAGAGCTGCTGTGTAGAATTGTGCTCTTCATATGCCTGAAACAGTCTGCAAACATCTGTATTTGATAGTTGTGTTGCAGTTTACATCCTTAGCAGACTTTTTGTGAATATATGGAGTGTTGTAGGATTGGAACTCCTGCTATTGCCAAAGGATGTGAACAGCTTCTTCCttccatttgtttgttgttctcCTTCAAGCTGTTCAGTGCCGGACTTCACGAGATTAAAGAGAGTTTGTACTATTGATGCTGAACAGAGGGTTTACTGAGAATATTTATGGATTTACATAATTAAGATAGAAAAATCATCAATCACAGCTGCGCTATCTTATAGAATGCTCTCATCTGAAGCGTTGTGTGCGATGGCAGCTGCAGTATTTGGGTGCTGTTCCGTGAATGATTGATGTCCAGTGTGCGGTACAAACACAGTGCTGGTGGATGAGCAGTTCAAGAAGTTCCATCATACCATCTCTGCTTGGCTGCCAGCTGCCATCAGTGTCTGTGAGATACCTGACTGACACCTCACAGAAGCGAGCAGCATGAACTGTGGGTTGCCTTCTGTCAGCACACCTTAATTTCAGAGCATGACAGGCTGGACATTGTTGCTACAACTTCTCTCTTATACGTTTATGGTCTCGAAGTTTGCGGCTGTTGCTGGTCTGTTGAGTGGCACTGTGGCAGCACAGAAGATGTTCCACGTGAGAGATGATTCCCTGAGGTTAATTATGGAAAAAGGGAAGTAATGCATTTAGGACACGGTCATGTTCCAGACTTTATCATCTTCTGGAATGATCTGTGCCTCGTTAATGTAATAGATTAATCTCTGCTTCTTTGTGCCTTTGTGATAATGAAGGCCATAACGTCTATCTGCTTTTTTGAGAGGCCATTCTACTTCTGGTCAAGGACTTCCATGGTTCAGAAGAATGGTCTCTCTAGAAATGCAAGTGAGGAATATTAATCCTTCCTGCTCTTGaagagctgcctgcagaaggTCACATAGCTTCGATGTCATGTTTGGTGCCCATCTTGATTGGTACTGGTCTTGAAATCAAGTTCCTCAGATGAGATTTTGGTTTCAGTGACGGTGTGATCTTCCAggaagtgtaaaaaaaaaaaaaacaactgggaaACAATGTTGGGTTTGGGATCTGATACAGAACACTCCATAGAGGTGATTGAGGAGATTGGGCTCTTTTTCCTAGCGCTGTGATGAATTAGGCACACTGCAGGTGGAGGAAGTAAAGTATTTTCAAACTGATACGAGGTTTAATCAAGGTTTTATGATTCCAGCTGCTGTTTGGCATCCAATTAATATAATTACATGCCTGAGTTGGCCTTATTTGTAGGGAAAGTGTTGGGTGTATTTCTGGTAAACTAGTTTCTGAATATAAAAGGAGTGTTAGCGTGCTTGACAATACTATAGATGGCTTTAAAAATGTGATAGCCATGCATTACTTATGTTGTGAAGTTTTATGCATACAAAATGTTGCTAGTATTTATTATGAAAGAAATATTGCAGCCtgatttcaaggaaaaatgaaattgcttaAAATACAGATGTGGTTGTGGTGCTTCTAGGTATTTAGAGGGCTGCGTTGCTGTCATTGATCTaaacagtttgaaaataaaGTGCTTTATTCTAACATTTTGTTGATACATGGTgatgtggaagaaatgaaactgtaaGGTGTACACAAGCACACACAGGCTACTGCATTAACTTAGTTTAtaaaacaaaagccaacaaACCATCAGTAGGGTCTTTTCAGGCATTCCTTATTacaagtgctttattttttttctgtagatatCTGCAGAGCAATTGAGTTGCTGGAAAAATTACAGAGAAGTGGAGAAGTGCCACCACAGAAACTGCAGGCTTTGCAGAGGGTCCTTCAAAGTGAATTCTGTAATGCTGTGAGGGAGGTAAGTTAACTGTGCAAACAATTAGCTTGCACTAAAAGTGgtacttttaaaaaacattcaatgcgacagcactttttttcttcatagaacTGAATTTGACTGAAGTCTTCTGTTAAGCTCCATATTTTTTACAagttgagaagaaaacaatttaggGTAGTGCAGGTGTGTTGTATTAAATAGTGGCTCAAAAACAAATTGCCTCTTGGAGGTTATGATGAGAGTTTTGCCTTGCTGGAAACTAGTACCTTGTTATCCTGTTGGCTGGTAAGAATGGGCAAAGTATGAATTGCCTCTTCTTTTAAGCCAGATTGGCATCATGGCTTTGCACACCTCCTCTTCATTCCAGATGCTCTTTCAGAGATTTGAGATGGTTGAATGTGTTCTCAAATCATTGCAGGTGATGGCGCTGCCACTGCTAACACCTGCAATGATTTGCAAGGTCTGTTTGTAGACAGGAAGTCCGCTATGAAGGACTGGTTTGTTGGGTTAGCTATCAGTAACCCACTTAGCATTAGCATTCTTATGGCCTTTGTGCTTGCAatagcctttcttttctttagataTTCGATCAGTTGTGTCAGGtgaaggaaaatgcagattttaaggGGAGGGCTTGATTGTTGGGTGAGCTTTGGAGAGCCGCCCTTGCATAATTTTTCTTGCATCCTTATGGAAAAGTCCCAGCTTGAATCAAAGAAGGTAGTCGCCCATACCTGCTGTCAGATGTCATGGTGGGGTCTGCATGTTTTCCATGGAAAAGGATTTGGGTTGAGACCTAGAATGTGTGCTTTTTGACTGAGCAGTAAAGACGCTGAGAGTTATTTCTTCATTGTACAGTAAATTCTTACTTGGCACCACACATCAGGGATTCATTTGTTagaggtgtttgtttgtttcatttatgcAATTTTAAGTTGCAACTGATTGTTATGTTACCTAAGCAGGAAAATAACAGTTTTCGCCATGCTGAAGTTGTCTTGTCTTTCAAGGTGTATGAACATGTATATGAAACTGTGGATATCAGCAGTAGCCCAGAAGTGAGAGCTAATGCGACAGCCAAGGTAAATGCCAAACTTGAGTAAAGTGCAGTAGTTTGTTACTTTAGTAGCAGAGAAAAGGTGTTTAAACTTCAGAAGTGTACCATCTAGATGTTTGATCAAACGGATAAGCATATGAGGTCATTAAAAGGtataacaaaacatttttaagcttCTTCCATTTATGCTTTATTCTTTGAGTTCTAAATTTCTTATACTAATGTTGTCTAGGAAATTAATCTGATTTGTCGTAATATTTTAGCACTTtgagataaaaacaatttttcagcCTGCTCACTGTGTCAAGCTAAGGAGTTTATATTCATGTAAATAGGAAGATCTTATTTCCTACAGGCCACTGTAGCTGCATTTGCTGCTAGTGAAGGTCACTCGCATCCCAGAGTGGTTGAACTGCCGAAAACTGAAGAAGGTCTTGGATTCAACATCATGGGAGGCAAAGAACAAAATTCTCCCATCTACATCTCCCGAATCATCCCTGGTGGTATAGCTGATAGGCACGGAGGCCTGAAACGTGGAGACCAGCTTCTTTCTGTGAACGGAGTGGTAGGAATCGATTTTCCACTTTCTTTAGCAGTAGCTACTTGTCTCCACTTGGGGGCATACGTAGAATATACATGGCACAGCTTCAGGGTGTCTTTTGATCCTagcaaaattgcttctttttgtcCTCTCAAGAGCATCTTCTTTAGGTTTCTGAACCTAATTCTGTGCAGTGACAGTTGGTGGATTATGCTTTGGTtatatttttccactgaaaatggCACTATTTATATCAATGTTTCAGATTCTGAGAAGCTGTATAAATCTGGTAGGTGTTGTGTTCTGAAATAGTATTAAAGTGCCATTATGGCTTCCTGTTTGATCAAGTTTGACGATGCAGATTTTAACTtagttttctgcagtttttaagGTAAGTAGTAAATTGTGATGCATTGTTGTAGACTGAGCAGGGGCTCTTTGACATCGTTATCCCAGTAAGAGCACTACTGCTTGATGAAACTGTAGTAAGATGGAAAAACAGGGTGATGTTATCTTTACTTAAGTGCTATAAGCTTCAAAAcaagtatttatattttaagGAGTACATGTCTGATGTGCTATTgtagctatttatttttaagaggtaTCCTCTTCTGCTGAGTTGcaatacaagaagaaaaacagaacgcCTGGAAAGAGGAGGCTATGGGCAGGCTTTGATTTCCAAGAGCTGCTTGTCAAATGCATATTAATCTCTCAGAATTCTGGATTTATTTATAGAGGCTTCCATCATATGCTTAGAATGCGAATGTTCTCATAATTACATCTACAAACTCagctttattttaatactgAGAGTTGAACTCAGCCTTTATGCTCCTTAGCCTGAGTGGGTTTTTTGGCATATGAAAGGAATCGAGACTTGCTGGTTCTTGGTACTCTGGGAGGTGCATGCTAGCAAAGAGCTCTGTCATGCTTGGCTCCTGACTGTTACGTGGGAGATGTGAGAGTAATGGTGTCCTTAGTGGTGCAGCTATCCTTGGCCTAGCCTTCCTGTGTTTGAAGGCATCAAGGGACAGGTCAGCTGTCcataaagcagcagctgttttcatGTGAAGGCTTCCTCACCTACAGACCctcacaaagcagaaacaacacCCCAAAACTCTGATCATTTGACAGTAATCCCAGCTGAGAACGGCTGCAtctgtgcacatacacacataaaTATATGTAGCTATTgtaaaaatacagtgaatgaataaaacactgcaagaaaacaggCTCAGAGGAAGAAGCTTTTGATGTTTGCAGATTAATTACTGTCATCTTGATATGTGATGGACATTCTTGTTAGCAATTATGATTACTTAATACTTAAGAAGTAATTTGCTGCTGCCAGGATGGCAGTGGATGTGTCTTAAAGCACTTCTGGTGgtggtttgggttgtttttttatttactcttttcaCACTGGGAGAT is a genomic window containing:
- the LIN7C gene encoding protein lin-7 homolog C isoform X1 → MAALGEPVRLERDICRAIELLEKLQRSGEVPPQKLQALQRVLQSEFCNAVREVYEHVYETVDISSSPEVRANATAKATVAAFAASEGHSHPRVVELPKTEEGLGFNIMGGKEQNSPIYISRIIPGGIADRHGGLKRGDQLLSVNGVSVEGEHHEKAVELLKAAQGKVKLVVRYTPKVLEEMESRFEKMRSAKRRQQN
- the LIN7C gene encoding protein lin-7 homolog C isoform X2, encoding MAIMRSADICRAIELLEKLQRSGEVPPQKLQALQRVLQSEFCNAVREVYEHVYETVDISSSPEVRANATAKATVAAFAASEGHSHPRVVELPKTEEGLGFNIMGGKEQNSPIYISRIIPGGIADRHGGLKRGDQLLSVNGVSVEGEHHEKAVELLKAAQGKVKLVVRYTPKVLEEMESRFEKMRSAKRRQQN
- the LIN7C gene encoding protein lin-7 homolog C isoform X3, which gives rise to MLDICRAIELLEKLQRSGEVPPQKLQALQRVLQSEFCNAVREVYEHVYETVDISSSPEVRANATAKATVAAFAASEGHSHPRVVELPKTEEGLGFNIMGGKEQNSPIYISRIIPGGIADRHGGLKRGDQLLSVNGVSVEGEHHEKAVELLKAAQGKVKLVVRYTPKVLEEMESRFEKMRSAKRRQQN